In Juglans microcarpa x Juglans regia isolate MS1-56 chromosome 7D, Jm3101_v1.0, whole genome shotgun sequence, the following are encoded in one genomic region:
- the LOC121239207 gene encoding LOW QUALITY PROTEIN: G-type lectin S-receptor-like serine/threonine-protein kinase RLK1 (The sequence of the model RefSeq protein was modified relative to this genomic sequence to represent the inferred CDS: inserted 1 base in 1 codon): protein MVEAKVDRRNLKCFTNNSTFASHKAVKICVSCSFLLMAIAMAFLPPCLLVSLLILLPISTVAQSNGNITAGDSIIAAANSSSWLSPSREFAFGFRPHNDKDFFLLSIWFDKIPDKTIVWYANGDKPAPSGSKVALTADRGLVLTDPQGQLLWSSQTIIGTVASGVMTDAGNFVLEDREFNKAWESFNSPTDTLLPTQNLDRNGVLSSRQSETNFSKGRFQLRLQQDGNLVLYTINLPTDYANAPYYASGTTSSNDPPSSPGRELVFNESGYMFILRGNDQQFPLTQGQQEESSSDFYFRATLNFDGVFTQYSHPKASNSNRSWSSLWSQPENICVSSRVEAGIGVCGYNSICTLKADRRPMCQCPXGYSLLDPDDRYGSCKPDFIQGCEEDRLGRPGEDLYTWVDLTNTDWPTSDYVLLTPYSEDRCRQSCLEDCMCAVAIFRLGDTCWKKKLPLSNGRVDSNLNGGKALIKIRKNNSTLPVPDPRFDQDPELKKKNQDTLILIGSVLLGGSVFVNLILILAVCLGFSFIYHNKLQKIIANASSVQLNLRCFTYKELEEATDGFKEELGKGAFGVVYKGTIQMGSRVHVAVKKLNNSFQDSEREFRTEVSVIGQTYHKNLVRLLGFCDEGQQRLLVYEFLSNGTLAGFLFGDLKPSWNRRIEIAIGIARGLLYLHEECSSPIIHCDIKPQNILLDDYYNARIADFGLAKLLMMNQSHTNTAIRGTKGYVAPDWFRNMPITAKVDVYSYGVMLLEIICCRKSVRMESDLEDKAILTDWAYDCYQEGTLDALVEYDVEALDDRKRLDKFVKVAIWCIQEDPSLRPTMRKVTQMLEEVVEVLAPPCPSPFSKPG from the exons ATGGTTGAAGCTAAGGTTGACAGAAGAAATCTTAAATGCTTCACCAACAACAGTACCTTTGCTAGCCACAAGGCTGTTAAAATCTGTGTGTCTTGCTCATTTTTGTTAATGGCAATTGCAATGGCTTTTCTTCCTCCTTGTCTTCTTGTTTCCTTGCTAATTCTGCTACCGATTTCTACTGTTGCTCAAAGTAATGGTAACATTACTGCTGGAGATTCTATCATTGCAGCTGCCAATAGCTCTTCATGGCTATCTCCTTCTCGTGAGTTTGCCTTTGGATTTCGTCCACACAATGATAAGGATTTCTTCCTACTTTCCATCTGGTTTGATAAGATACCAGACAAGACCATAGTTTGGTATGCAAATGGAGATAAGCCTGCACCATCGGGATCAAAAGTGGCTCTTACTGCTGACCGTGGCCTAGTACTTACTGACCCTCAAGGCCAACTGTTATGGAGCTCTCAGACCATTATTGGTACTGTAGCTTCTGGAGTTATGACCGACGCAGGGAACTTTGTGCTTGAAGATAGAGAATTTAATAAGGCATGGGAGAGTTTCAATAGTCCCACCGATACGTTGTTGCCTACACAAAATCTGGACAGAAATGGGGTGCTTTCATCTCGACAATCAGAGACCAACTTTTCCAAAGGAAGGTTTCAGCTGCGTTTGCAACAAGATGGAAATCTTGTGCTTTATACCATAAACCTGCCGACCGACTACGCTAATGCACCATACTATGCTAGTGGGACTACTTCCTCCAATGATCCTCCATCAAGTCCCGGTCGAGAATTGGTCTTCAACGAATCAGGCTACATGTTCATTTTGAGAGGGAATGACCAACAATTCCCTCTAACACAGGGACAACAGGAAGAATCAAGTTCTGATTTCTACTTCAGAGCAACTCTTAACTTTGATGGAGTTTTTACCCAATATTCTCACCCAAAAGCTTCCAACAGCAACAGAAGCTGGAGTTCTCTCTGGTCTCAACCAGAAAATATCTGTGTTTCCAGTCGTGTTGAAGCAGGTATTGGCGTTTGCGGGTATAACAGTATCTGCACTCTGAAAGCAGATCGAAGACCGATGTGTCAATGCC CTGGATACTCCTTACTCGATCCAGATGACCGGTACGGTAGCTGCAAACCGGACTTCATACAAGGCTGTGAAGAAGACAGGCTAGGCCGCCCTGGAGAAGATCTTTATACTTGGGTAGACCTAACAAATACAGATTGGCCAACCTCTGACTACGTGCTGTTGACGCCTTATTCTGAAGATCGGTGCAGACAATCTTGCCTGGAAGACTGTATGTGTGCTGTTGCCATTTTCAGATTAGGTGATACCTGTTGGAAGAAGAAGCTACCTCTATCAAATGGGAGAGTGGACAGTAACCTTAACGGGGGGAAGGCTCTCATCAAAATCAGGAAAAATAATTCCACCCTGCCGGTGCCGGATCCTCGTTTTGATCAGGATCCagaactaaagaagaagaatcaggATACTTTGATCCTCATTGGATCAGTGCTTCTTGGTGGTTCTGTCTTTGttaacttaatattaattttagcAGTTTGTCTAGGTTTCTCCTTCATTTACCACAACAAGCTACAAAAAATAATCGCAAATGCCAGTAGTGTGCAATTGAATTTGCGTTGTTTTACTTACAAAGAGCTTGAAGAAGCCACAGATGGATTTAAGGAAGAATTGGGAAAGGGGGCTTTTGGTGTTGTTTACAAAGGAACAATACAAATGGGTTCTAGGGTTCATGTGGCAGTCAAGAAGTTAAATAATTCGTTCCAAGATAGTGAGAGAGAGTTCAGGACAGAAGTGAGTGTGATTGGCCAAACATATCACAAGAACCTGGTTCGATTGCTTGGATTTTGCGATGAGGGCCAACAACGGCTGCTGGTATACGAATTCTTGAGCAATGGCACTTTAGCAGGTTTTCTTTTCGGAGACCTGAAACCCAGTTGGAATCGAAGAATCGAAATTGCTATTGGGATTGCAAGAGGACTCTTGTATTTACATGAGGAGTGCAGCAGCCCGATCATCCATTGCGATATAAAGCCTCAGAACATACTCCTTGACGACTATTACAACGCTCGGATTGCTGACTTTGGATTGGCaaagcttttgatgatgaaCCAGAGCCATACTAATACTGCCATTAGAGGAACCAAAGGTTATGTTGCACCTGATTGGTTTAGGAACATGCCGATCACAGCCAAGGTGGATGTCTATAGCTACGGTGTCATGCTACTAGAGATAATTTGCTGCCGAAAAAGCGTACGCATGGAGTCGGATTTGGAAGACAAAGCAATTTTGACTGATTGGGCTTATGATTGTTATCAGGAAGGAACGTTAGATGCCTTGGTTGAATATGATGTGGAGGCGTTGGATGACAGAAAGAGGCTGGATAAGTTTGTGAAGGTCGCTATTTGGTGTATTCAGGAAGACCCATCTCTTAGACCAACCATGAGGAAGGTTACACAGATGCTCGAGGAAGTTGTCGAAGTTCTTGCTCCACCATGTCCCTCCCCTTTTAGCAAACCAGGTTAA
- the LOC121239336 gene encoding uncharacterized protein LOC121239336 — protein MGRGRGKGKKLTATNHDDPGSGEEEKIPTQKRRGRPQKPLKDEIDEEEIGKIEEEDSENAKSGTPRKELKSPVTENGKKRKRNSQVKEKPDSVEEENCNGNRLSTDDSTKSNGFRHNGSRRKSKPRRAAEAGVECK, from the coding sequence ATGGGTAGGGGTAGAGGAAAGGGGAAGAAGTTAACTGCTACCAATCATGATGATCCTGGAAGTGGCGAGGAAGAGAAAATTCCCACACAGAAAAGAAGAGGGCGACCACAGAAACCACTAAAGGATGAAattgatgaagaagaaattggAAAGATAGAAGAGGAAGACAGTGAGAATGCAAAATCTGGTACTCCCAGGAAAGAGCTGAAGAGTCCTGTTacagaaaatggaaagaagagaaaGCGAAACTCACAGGTAAAAGAGAAACCAGATTCTGTAGAGGAGGAAAATTGTAATGGCAACCGATTAAGCACTGATGATTCGACCAAGTCTAATGGATTTCGGCATAATGGAAGCAGACGAAAAAGCAAGCCTCGGCGTGCTGCCGAAGCAGGTGTTGAGTGCAAGTGA
- the LOC121239963 gene encoding G-type lectin S-receptor-like serine/threonine-protein kinase LECRK4, which produces MASALPPTFFSLLLLLFPISTIAQTSRNITVGSSLSATDDNSTWLSPSGDFAFGFHRLNNSDFFLLSIWYDKIPDRTIVWYANGDRPAPRGSKVGLSSDRGLVLTSPQGEELWTSQNLTGVVASGVMNDTGNFVLQDSSFNKVWESFLDPADTILPTQKMERGGFLSSRQSETKFSKGRFQLRFVQDGNKQKVGTLVLNTINLPTNEPNTPYYVKESTVGGNASNPGKQFVFDESGYMYILKENEERSILSPESLSSENSYFRATLNFDGIFTLYSYPKTATGSKSWTAIWSVPDNICMGEFIESGMGICGYNSVCYLQPDKRPRCECPRGYSLLDPNDPYGSCKPDFIQGCKEDELSSQKDQYYLENLTNTDWPTSDYIKLVPFNEDNCTNSCLQDCMCAVAVLTDGNTCWKKKLPLSNGRFALTFPGKAFIKVRRENSTLLGPYFPVPGNETIREKNQDGLVIGGSVLLGFSVFINFILTATMLYSFYFIYQKKIKQINQKGVGLEMNLRRFTYKELEEATDGFKEELGRGAFGVVYKGEIKMGSNLQLMAVKKINSVFQENAKEFNAEVNIIGKTHHKNLVRLLGFCDEEQQRLLVYEFLSNGALSGFLFGDSKPDWERRIKIAFGVVKGLLYLHEECSTQIIHCDIKPQNILLDDYYKARISDFGLAKLLMMNQSKTHTAIRGTKGYVAPEWFRNMPITAKVDVYSFGVMLLEIICCRKSVDMESWGEDRAILTYWAYDCFQEGKLDALVDYDMDDMVKLERFVKVAIWCIQEDPTLRPTIRKVSQMLEGVLDVPVPPCPFPYAASTIVTAN; this is translated from the coding sequence ATGGCTTCTGCTCTTCCTCCAACTTTCTTTTCCCTGCTGCTGCTGCTCTTTCCAATTTCTACTATTGCTCAAACTAGTCGTAACATCACCGTGGGTAGTTCTTTGTCTGCAACTGATGATAACTCTACATGGCTTTCTCCTTCTGGTGATTTTGCCTTTGGATTTCACAGACTCAACAACAGTGATTTCTTCCTGCTCTCTATATGGTATGACAAGATACCGGACAGGACCATAGTTTGGTATGCAAATGGAGATCGCCCTGCTCCAAGAGGATCAAAAGTGGGACTAAGTTCTGATCGTGGATTAGTTCTCACTAGCCCTCAAGGCGAAGAGTTATGGACATCTCAGAACCTTACTGGTGTTGTTGCCTCTGGTGTGATGAACGATACTGGCAACTTTGTGCTCCAAGATAGCAGCTTTAATAAGGTATGGGAAAGCTTCCTGGATCCTGCAGATACCATCTTACCTACACAGAAAATGGAAAGGGGAGGGTTCCTTTCATCTCGACAATCAGAGACCAAGTTTTCCAAAGGAAGGTTCCAGCTTCGTTTCGTTCAAGACGGGAATAAGCAAAAGGTTGGTACTCTTGTGCTCAACACCATAAACTTGCCCACCAATGAACCTAATACTCCTTATTATGTAAAAGAAAGTACTGTTGGAGGTAATGCATCAAATCCCGGTAAACAATTTGTTTTTGATGAGTCTGGATATATGTATATCCTTAAAGAGAATGAGGAACGTAGCATTCTATCACCGGAAAGTCTCTCTTCAGAAAATTCCTATTTTAGAGCTACTCTCAATTTTGATGGTATTTTCACTCTGTATTCTTACCCGAAGACTGCCACCGGCAGTAAAAGCTGGACTGCAATTTGGTCTGTACCGGATAATATATGCATGGGTGAATTTATTGAATCAGGAATGGGTATTTGTGGGTACAATAGTGTCTGTTATCTCCAACCAGATAAGAGGCCAAGGTGTGAGTGCCCAAGAGGATACTCTTTACTTGATCCAAATGATCCTTATGGAAGTTGCAAGCCGGACTTCATACAGGGATGCAAAGAAGATGAACTTAGCTCCCAAAAGGATCAGTATTACTTAGAGAATCTGACAAATACTGATTGGCCAACATCAGATTACATTAAATTGGTGCCTTTTAATGAAGATAATTGCACAAATTCTTGCTTGCAAGATTGTATGTGTGCTGTCGCCGTACTTACAGATGGCAATACCTGTTGGAAGAAGAAGCTACCACTATCCAATGGGAGATTCGCCTTAACTTTTCCAGGCAAGGCATTCATCAAAGTTAGGAGAGAGAATTCCACCCTACTAGGTCCCTATTTCCCGGTTCCAGGCAACGAGACAATCCGAGAAAAGAACCAGGACGGTTTGGTAATTGGAGGGTCAGTGCTTCTAGGCTTCTCTGTGTTCATTAACTTTATACTGACTGCCACTATGCTTTATAGTTTTTACTTCATTTaccaaaagaaaatcaaacaaattaaccAAAAAGGTGTTGGCTTGGAAATGAATTTGCGTCGTTTTACCTACAAAGAGCTTGAAGAAGCCACAGATGGCTTCAAGGAAGAACTGGGAAGGGGAGCTTTTGGTGTTGTTTACAAAGGTGAAATAAAGATGGGCTCTAATCTCCAGCTTATGGCAGTCAAGAAGATAAACAGTGTTTTCCAGGAGAATGCGAAGGAATTCAATGCTGAAGTAAATATAATTGGTAAGACACATCACAAGAACCTGGTTAGACTACTTGGCTTCTGTGATGAGGAACAACAACGGTTGCTGGTATATGAGTTCCTGAGCAATGGCGCTTTATCTGGTTTCCTTTTTGGAGATTCAAAACCAGATTGGGAAAGGAGAATCAAAATTGCTTTTGGGGTTGTGAAAGGACTCTTGTATCTACACGAAGAGTGCAGCACCCAAATAATCCACTGCGACATAAAGCCTCAGAACATACTCCTTGATGACTATTACAAAGCAAGAATTTCCGACTTCGGATTAGCAAAGCTGTTGATGATGAATCAGAGCAAAACCCATACCGCCATTAGAGGAACAAAAGGGTACGTTGCACCTGAATGGTTCAGGAACATGCCAATCACAGCTAAAGTCGATGTGTATAGCTTTGGGGTGATGCTGCTAGAGATCATTTGCTGTCGAAAAAGCGTGGACATGGAGTCTTGGGGAGAGGACAGAGCAATCTTAACTTATTGGGCTTATGACTGCTTTCAAGAAGGGAAACTGGATGCTCTGGTAGATTATGACATGGACGACATGGTGAAGCTTGAGAGATTTGTGAAGGTTGCCATTTGGTGTATTCAAGAAGACCCGACGCTTAGACCCACTATACGGAAGGTTTCCCAGATGCTGGAAGGAGTTCTTGATGTACCGGTTCCACCCTGCCCATTTCCTTATGCCGCTAGTACTATAGTTACTGCAAATTGA
- the LOC121239335 gene encoding pentatricopeptide repeat-containing protein At5g59600-like isoform X1 yields MGIDRVLHQIMITLAIKSFKLSPDWFAFCLQKFLKEKALRPGKRVHALLLTTGIDTNLLSLNSKLVGMYASCGDLRSARLVFDKIQNPNVFAFNWMVLTSAFSGYYEEAVGYFWLMQELGNAGNKFTFSIVLKACVGLMDVEKGKEVHAVAKKMGFENDVSVANALIDMYSKCEKVCYARRLFDRMVNRDVASWTSMICGYCGIGKIDQALVLFERMKLEGLEPNDFTWNAMIAGYARSGDTKGAFVLFSRMIREGLVPDLVTWNALISGFVQSQQGGEAFKLFRYMFVLGIKPNHVTVTGLLPACGFTGSTQRGREIHGLIYRMGLDVNIFVATALVDMYSKCGLVKNAQTVFHRIPDRDKNILSWNAMIGCYGKHGMVDLSIHLIEKMQEEGMRPNEVTFVCILSACSHNGLVDEGLKIFRSMKESFGVKIGKEHYACVVDLLCRSGRMEEAYELVKEMPILVPESIIGAFFNGCKIHGRRDLAKMMAEDTLRMDLKKPGGYVTLSNIYAADGDWEEVENVRKLMKKKNILKKPGFSWVEKMNDFFERKNKVMK; encoded by the coding sequence ATGGGCATTGATAGGGTGCttcatcaaataatgataacaCTGGCCATTAAATCATTCAAATTGTCCCCCGACTGGTTCGCTTTTTGTTTGCAAAAATTCCTGAAAGAAAAGGCTTTGCGACCGGGCAAGCGAGTTCATGCACTGTTGTTGACCACTGGAATTGACACGAACCTGTTGTCTTTGAATTCAAAGCTTGTTGGGATGTATGCAAGTTGTGGGGACTTGAGGTCGGCGAGGCTCGTGTTCGATAAAATTCAGAACCCAAATGTTTTCGCGTTTAACTGGATGGTATTGACTTCTGCATTCAGTGGGTACTATGAGGAGGCAGTTGGGTATTTTTGGTTGATGCAAGAGCTGGGAAATGCTGGCAATAAGTTCACGTTTTCAATTGTGTTGAAAGCGTGTGTTGGTTTGATGGATGTTGAGAAGGGCAAAGAAGTTCATGCTGTGGCGAAGAAAATGGGTTTTGAGAACGATGTATCAGTGGCAAATGCTTTGATTGATATGTATTCTAAATGTGAGAAAGTATGTTATGCTCGTCGACTATTTGATAGAATGGTCAATAGAGATGTTGCTTCTTGGACATCGATGATATGTGGCTACTGTGGCATAGGGAAGATTGACCAAGCGCTCGTGTTGTTTGAGCGGATGAAGTTGGAGGGATTGGAACCGAATGATTTCACTTGGAATGCAATGATAGCTGGTTATGCTAGGTCCGGAGATACCAAAGGAGCGTTCGTGCTTTTTTCTAGAATGATTAGAGAAGGGTTAGTTCCTGATTTGGTTACTTGGAATGCGTTGATTTCTGGTTTTGTGCAGAGCCAGCAAGGTGGTGAAGCATTCAAATTGTTCAGGTACATGTTTGTTTTGGGGATTAAACCCAATCATGTGACTGTGACAGGACTTCTCCCTGCATGTGGATTTACAGGTTCAACTCAAAGGGGGAGAGAAATTCATGGGTTGATCTACAGGATGGGGCTTGATGTTAATATCTTTGTTGCAACTGCTCTTGTTGACATGTACTCGAAATGTGGTCTTGTGAAGAATGCTCAAACCGTCTTTCACAGGATTCCTGATCGTGACAAGAATATCTTGTCATGGAATGCCATGATTGGATGCTATGGGAAGCATGGAATGGTTGATTTGTCAATACATTTAATTGAGAAGATGCAAGAAGAAGGAATGCGGCCAAATGAAGTGACTTTTGTTTGCATTCTTTCTGCGTGCAGCCACAATGGGTTAGTCGATGAAGGCTTGAAGATATTTAGGTCTATGAAAGAGAGTTTTGGGGTCAAGATTGGAAAAGAACATTATGCTTGTGTTGTTGATCTTCTGTGCCGTTCAGGAAGGATGGAAGAAGCATATGAGTTGGTGAAGGAGATGCCTATACTAGTCCCTGAGTCGATTATTGGAGCTTTCTTCAATGGTTGTAAAATCCACGGAAGAAGAGATCTAGCTAAAATGATGGCTGAGGATACTCTGAGGATGGACTTGAAGAAACCTGGAGGTTATGTGACGTTGTCAAATATTTACGCTGCTGATGGAGATTGGGAAGAGGTGGAGAATGTAAGGAagttgatgaagaaaaagaacattctTAAGAAGCCTGGATTTAGTTGGGTAGAAAAgatgaatgatttttttgaGAGGAAAAACAAAGTGATGAAGTGA
- the LOC121238246 gene encoding protein FAR1-RELATED SEQUENCE 5-like, giving the protein MKDDEGRPVYVTVGCARGGKYNPTNNNISKPRPTTRTDCKARVNATLSKNDKWVFTTVENVHNHITVSPKKTRFLRSHKHLDEYSQRILDLNDRAGIRMNKNFYSLVVDAGGFENLQFQKKDCQNFIDKARHLRLGKDGGEALNQYFQRMRDRNDGFVSNMDLDDEGRLRNVFWAEARSRAAYEYFGDIVTFDTTYLTNRYGMPFAPFVGVNHHGQSILLGAGLLSNEDTKTFVWLFRMWLDCMNGRAPKAMITDQDRAMKSAIIIVFPETHHRYCLWHIMRKLPEKLGSHTQFNVGLKTDLHTALYDSHTSGEFKESWGQVIAKYDLHGNKWLQSLYEERSFWVPAYLKSVFWAGMSTTQMSESMNAFFDGYVHSGTTLKEFVDQFDNALRKNLELETMADFNSNNQTIPCVSHFNEKQFQRLYTNVKFKEMRGILCRHALRVCQLKKINVLPDVYVLDRWRKDLKRTYTLVRSSYDDQRDRADARNYERVLKRCPKLATKISSDNEKISAFLRVVDEFETKCKGSTLESAYEQTKAKANVVLD; this is encoded by the exons ATGAAAGATGATGAAGGGAGGCCTGTGTACGTGACTGTTGGTTGTGCCCGTGGCGGAAAGTACAATCCTACGAACAATAATATCTCGAAGCCACGACCAACAACTAGAACGGATTGTAAAGCGAGAGTAAATGCGACATTGAGCAAGAATGATAAATGGGTTTTCACCACTGTTGAAAATGTGCACAACCACATAACTGTGAGCCCCAAGAAGACAAGATTCTTGCGATCTCACAAACATCTAGATGAATACAGTCAAAGGATCCTCGACCTAAATGATCGAGCCGGTATACGaatgaacaagaatttttattctcttgtcGTTGATGCGGGGGGTTTTGAGAATCTTCAGTTTCAAAAGAAAGATTGTCAGAATTTCATTGACAAGGCTCGACATTTAAGGTTGGGTAAAGATGGTGGCGAAGCACTTAATCAGTATTTCCAAAGAATGAGAGATCGGAATGATGGGTTCGTTTCTAACATGGACTTGGATGATGAGGGAAGGTTACGAAATGTATTTTGGGCTGAGGCTCGGAGTCGAGCGGCGTATGAGTATTTCGGAGACATAGTAACATTTGATACAACGTACCTAACAAATAGGTACGGGATGCCTTTTGCGCCATTCGTTGGTGTTAATCATCATGGTCAGTCCATATTATTAGGAGCGGGATTGCTTTCAAACGAGGACACTAAAACTTTTGTGTGGTTGTTCCGAATGTGGTTGGATTGTATGAATGGTCGGGCGCCCAAAGCCATGATAACCGACCAAGATCGGGCAATGAAGAGTGCTATTATCATTGTATTCCCTGAAACTCATCACAGATATTGTTTATGGCATATAATGCGCAAACTTCCTGAGAAGTTAGGATCTCATACGCAATTCAATGTGGGGTTGAAGACTGACCTTCATACTGCATTATATGACTCACATACCAGTGGTGAATTTAAGGAGAGCTGGGGTCAAGTAATTGCGAAGTATGATCTCCATGGCAATAAATGGCTTCAATCCTTATATGAGGAAAGGTCTTTTTGGGTTCCAGCTTACTTGAAAAGTGTATTCTGGGCTGGAATGAGCACAACACAAATGTcagaaagcatgaatgcatttttcgaTGGGTATGTCCATTCCGGTACCACGTTGAAGGAATTCGTCGACCAATTTGATAATGCTCTTAGAAAGAATTTGGAGTTAGAGACAATGGCTGATTTCAATTCTAACAACCAAACTATTCCCTGCGTGTCCCATTTTAATGAGAAGCAGTTCCAAAGATTATATACAAATGTAAAGTTTAAAGAG ATGAGAGGGATTCTATGTAGGCATGCACTTAGAGTTTGCcagttgaaaaagattaatgTGCTGCCAGATGTATATGTGTTGGATCGTTGGAGAAAGGACTTAAAGAGGACATACACATTAGTCAGAAGTAGTTACGATGACCAGCGGGACAGAGCAGATGCACGGAATTATGAGCGGGTGCTTAAAAGATGTCCGAAATTAGCCACCAAAATATCCTCTGATAATGAAAAAATCAGTGCTTTCTTGCgtgttgttgatgagtttgagaCAAAATGTAAAGGTTCAACACTAGAGTCGGCATATGAACAAACGAAGGCCAAAGCAAATGTCGTCTTGGATTAG
- the LOC121239335 gene encoding pentatricopeptide repeat-containing protein At5g59600-like isoform X2, whose translation MGIDRVLHQIMITLAIKSFKLSPDWFAFCLQKFLKEKALRPGKRVHALLLTTGIDTNLLSLNSKLVGMYASCGDLRSARLVFDKIQNPNVFAFNWMVLTSAFSGYYEEAVGYFWLMQELGNAGNKFTFSIVLKACVGLMDVEKGKEVHAVAKKMGFENDVSVANALIDMYSKCEKVCYARRLFDRMVNRDVASWTSMICGYCGIGKIDQALVLFERMKLEGLEPNDFTWNAMIAGYARSGDTKGAFVLFSRMIREGLVPDLVTWNALISGFVQSQQGSTQRGREIHGLIYRMGLDVNIFVATALVDMYSKCGLVKNAQTVFHRIPDRDKNILSWNAMIGCYGKHGMVDLSIHLIEKMQEEGMRPNEVTFVCILSACSHNGLVDEGLKIFRSMKESFGVKIGKEHYACVVDLLCRSGRMEEAYELVKEMPILVPESIIGAFFNGCKIHGRRDLAKMMAEDTLRMDLKKPGGYVTLSNIYAADGDWEEVENVRKLMKKKNILKKPGFSWVEKMNDFFERKNKVMK comes from the exons ATGGGCATTGATAGGGTGCttcatcaaataatgataacaCTGGCCATTAAATCATTCAAATTGTCCCCCGACTGGTTCGCTTTTTGTTTGCAAAAATTCCTGAAAGAAAAGGCTTTGCGACCGGGCAAGCGAGTTCATGCACTGTTGTTGACCACTGGAATTGACACGAACCTGTTGTCTTTGAATTCAAAGCTTGTTGGGATGTATGCAAGTTGTGGGGACTTGAGGTCGGCGAGGCTCGTGTTCGATAAAATTCAGAACCCAAATGTTTTCGCGTTTAACTGGATGGTATTGACTTCTGCATTCAGTGGGTACTATGAGGAGGCAGTTGGGTATTTTTGGTTGATGCAAGAGCTGGGAAATGCTGGCAATAAGTTCACGTTTTCAATTGTGTTGAAAGCGTGTGTTGGTTTGATGGATGTTGAGAAGGGCAAAGAAGTTCATGCTGTGGCGAAGAAAATGGGTTTTGAGAACGATGTATCAGTGGCAAATGCTTTGATTGATATGTATTCTAAATGTGAGAAAGTATGTTATGCTCGTCGACTATTTGATAGAATGGTCAATAGAGATGTTGCTTCTTGGACATCGATGATATGTGGCTACTGTGGCATAGGGAAGATTGACCAAGCGCTCGTGTTGTTTGAGCGGATGAAGTTGGAGGGATTGGAACCGAATGATTTCACTTGGAATGCAATGATAGCTGGTTATGCTAGGTCCGGAGATACCAAAGGAGCGTTCGTGCTTTTTTCTAGAATGATTAGAGAAGGGTTAGTTCCTGATTTGGTTACTTGGAATGCGTTGATTTCTGGTTTTGTGCAGAGCCAGCAAG GTTCAACTCAAAGGGGGAGAGAAATTCATGGGTTGATCTACAGGATGGGGCTTGATGTTAATATCTTTGTTGCAACTGCTCTTGTTGACATGTACTCGAAATGTGGTCTTGTGAAGAATGCTCAAACCGTCTTTCACAGGATTCCTGATCGTGACAAGAATATCTTGTCATGGAATGCCATGATTGGATGCTATGGGAAGCATGGAATGGTTGATTTGTCAATACATTTAATTGAGAAGATGCAAGAAGAAGGAATGCGGCCAAATGAAGTGACTTTTGTTTGCATTCTTTCTGCGTGCAGCCACAATGGGTTAGTCGATGAAGGCTTGAAGATATTTAGGTCTATGAAAGAGAGTTTTGGGGTCAAGATTGGAAAAGAACATTATGCTTGTGTTGTTGATCTTCTGTGCCGTTCAGGAAGGATGGAAGAAGCATATGAGTTGGTGAAGGAGATGCCTATACTAGTCCCTGAGTCGATTATTGGAGCTTTCTTCAATGGTTGTAAAATCCACGGAAGAAGAGATCTAGCTAAAATGATGGCTGAGGATACTCTGAGGATGGACTTGAAGAAACCTGGAGGTTATGTGACGTTGTCAAATATTTACGCTGCTGATGGAGATTGGGAAGAGGTGGAGAATGTAAGGAagttgatgaagaaaaagaacattctTAAGAAGCCTGGATTTAGTTGGGTAGAAAAgatgaatgatttttttgaGAGGAAAAACAAAGTGATGAAGTGA